From the Phoenix dactylifera cultivar Barhee BC4 chromosome 10, palm_55x_up_171113_PBpolish2nd_filt_p, whole genome shotgun sequence genome, one window contains:
- the LOC103703237 gene encoding transcription repressor OFP8 gives MSSNRRRFVVQHPVAVDIGCSCRRPKLSSMFSSSLPKFRLPTSPDPFSPSTSTTTISTNSLWDTSLTATTASSPLTLSPSLRRYSVAENPKWRSKKKTGKAKKKDVVEESVAVVKESSDPYLDFRDSMLQMIMEMEIYAWDDLRDLLRRFLALNSPSHHHLILQAFAEIWTGVFSAPSSSSTSASASASCSRPGGRRR, from the coding sequence ATGTCTTCCAACCGGAGAAGGTTCGTGGTGCAGCATCCGGTGGCCGTCGACATCGGCTGCAGCTGCCGGCGGCCAAAGCTCTCGTCTATGTTCTCCTCCTCGCTGCCAAAATTTCGACTCCCCACATCCCCCGACCCCTTCTCCCCTTCCACATCCACCACCACCATCTCCACCAACTCCCTCTGGGACACCAGCCTCACCGCCACCACTGCCTCCTCCCCCCTGACGTTGTCGCCGTCGCTGCGGCGGTACTCCGTCGCGGAGAACCCGAAGTGGCGGTCGAAGAAGAAGACGGGGAAGGCGAAGAAGAAGGACGTGGTGGAGGAGAGCGTGGCGGTGGTGAAGGAGTCGTCGGACCCGTATCTCGACTTCAGGGACTCAATGCTCcagatgatcatggagatggagATCTACGCGTGGGACGACCTCCGCGACCTCCTCCGCCGTTTCCTCGCCCTCAACTCTCCCTCCCACCACCACCTCATCCTCCAAGCCTTCGCCGAGATCTGGACCGGCGTCTTCTCGGCCCCTtcatcctcctccacctccgcctccgcctccgcctcctgTTCCCGGCCgggcggccggcggcggtgA